The following nucleotide sequence is from Desulfuromonas sp. KJ2020.
TGACGTAGTCGGCGTGGCCGGGGCAGTCAACGTGGGCGTAGTGGCGCTTTTCAGTCTCATACTCGACGTGGGCGGTAGCGATGGTGATGCCGCGCTCGCGCTCCTCGGGAGCGTTGTCGATCTGATCGTAACCTTTGTACTCGGCGCCGCCCTTGGCTGCCAGAACCTTGGTGATGGCGGCTGTCAGGGTCGTCTTGCCATGGTCAACGTGACCAATGGTCCCGATATTGACATGGGGTTTTTTTCTCTCGAATTTTGCCTTTGCCATAACTAAACCCTCCTCGGCAATTAGCCCTTAACCTTAGCAATGACCTCGTCGGAAATTGCCTTAGGTACCTGCTCATAGTGGTCAAAAACCATGGTGTAAGTAGCGCGTCCCTGTGTGGCACTGCGCAAATCGGTGGCATACCCGAACATATTGGCCAAAGGAACCTGGGAACTAATCACCTGAGCAGCACCACGAGCTTCCATCCCCATGATCCGACCCCGACGACTGTTCAGGTCACCGATTACATCACCCATGTACTCTTCGGGAACGACGACTTCAACGGCCATGATCGGCTCAAGGAGGACAGGGCCGGCTTTTGCCGCACCCTCTTTAAAGCCCATGGAACCAGCGATCTTAAAGGCCATCTCGGAAGAGTCGACATCATGATAGGAACCGTCAAAACAGGTAACCTTAACATCGACGATGGGGAAGCCAGCAATGACGCCGTTCTGAGCAGCCTCTTCAGCCCCCTTGCCAACAGCGGGGATGTATTCTTTGGGAATAACACCGCCCTTGATGGCATCGACAAACTCAAAACCGGCGCCGGGTTCCTGCGGCTCAATACGCAGCCAACAGTCACCATACTGACCACGACCACCGGACTGGCGAACGAATTTACCCTGTACTTCAACCGTCTTGGTGAGCGATTCGCGGTAGGCGACCTGGGGAGCACCCACATTGGCGGCAACCTTGAATTCACGCATCATGCGGTCAATGATAATCTCAAGGTGAAGTTCACCCATACCGGAAAGAATGGTCTGCCCGGTCTCTTCATCCGTATGAACGCGAAGCGAAGGGTCTTCCTGGACCAGTTTGCCAATGGCAATGCCCATCTTTTCCTGATCTGCTTTAGTCTTGGGTTCAACGGCAATACTGATAACCGGCTCGGGAAACTCCATCGCCTCAAGAAGACAAGCATCCTTTTCAGAGCAGAGAGTATCGCCTGTTGTCGTATATTTCAAGCCGACAGCCGCAGCGATGTCGCCCGAGTAAATTTCTTTGATTTCTTCACGCTTATTGGCGTGCATCTTCAAAATACGGCCGATACGCTCTTTCTTATCCTTAGTGGAATTATAGACGCTCGAACCGGACTCAAGGACACCAGAGTAAACACGGAAAAAGGTCAACTGCCCGACAAAAGGATCTGTCATGATCTTAAAGGCAAGAGCCGCAAAAGGACCACTATCGTCGGCAGGACGCGTAATTTCTTCCTGAGTCGCAGGGTCAACCCCCTTGATCGGCGGCACGTCCGTCGGAGCTGGCATATAATCAACGACAGCATCCAGAAGATTCTGAACACCCTTGTTCTTAAAAGAAGACCCGCACAAAACAGGATTGATAGCCAAGGCCATTGTAGCCTTGCGAATACCCGCCTTGAGTTCCTTATTGGAGATCTCCTCGCCACCGAGATACTTATCCATCAAAACATCGTCATGAGAACAAACTTCCTCGACGAGTTTTTCACGCGCCTCCTGAACTTCATCCACCATCTCAGCAGGAATCTCGATGATGTCATATTTCGCGCCAAGAGACTCGTCGTCCCAAACAATGGCACGCATCTCAACGAGGTCAACAACACCCTTGAAATAATCTTCTTTACCAATGGGGAGCTGAATCGGCACAGGATTGGCGCCAAGACGGTCACGCATCATGCTTACGCCACGACTAAAGTCAGCGCCGATGCGATCCATCTTGTTGACGAAAGCCATCCGAGGAACGCCATACTTGTCTGCTTGGCGCCAAACGGTTTCAGACTGGGGTTCAACACCACCCACAGAACAGAAAACAGCGATGGCACCATCAAGCACACGCAGTGAGCGCTCTACCTCGATGGTAAAATCAACATGGCCAGGGGTATCGATAATATTGATGCGGTGCTCGCCCCAAAAACAGGTAGTCGCAGCAGAGGTGATCGTAATGCCACGCTCTTGCTCCTGCTCCATCCAGTCCATAGTGGCGGCACCATCATGGACTTCACCAATCTTATGGGAAACACCGGTGTAGAATAGAATACGTTCGGTCGTCGTAGTTTTACCAGCATCAATATGGGCCATGATGCCAATGTTACGCGTTTTAGCAAGTGATACTTTTCGTGCCACTGTCATTGATCCTTTCAGGGTCCCGCGATCGCCAGCCTACCAGCGGTAGTGAGCAAAAGCCTTGTTCGCCTCAGCCATACGGTGAGTATCCTCTTTCTTCTTCACAGAAGCACCGCGATTATTGGCGGCATCAAGAAGCTCCCCAGCCAAACGCTCTTCCATCGTCTTCTCGCCACGAGCGCGGGAATAAGTCATAATCCAACGCATCGCCAAGGCATTTCGACGGTCCGCGCGAACCTCAACCGGAACCTGGTAAGTCGAACCACCGACACGACGAGACTTAACCTCCACCACCGGACGAACATTCTCCATGGCCTTCTTAAAAACATCCAAAGGCTCATCATCGACCCGCGAGGAGATCAAATCGAAGGCACCATAGACAATACTCTCAGCGGTGCTCTTTTTACCATCCAGCATCAGGAAGTTAACAAACTTCGCCACCAGACGATCACCATATTTAGGATCGGGGAGAATAACCCGCTTAGCAACTTCTCTTCTTCTCGGCATAGCTTCCTCTCAGCCTTTTACTTTATTTAGGGCGCTTGGCACCGTATTTAGAACGACCCTGCTTACGATTCTTTACACCAGCAAGGTCAAGGGTCCCACGGACGATATGGTAACGAACGCCAGGCAAGTCCTTGACGCGGCCGCCACGAATCAAAACCACAGAGTGCTCCTGCAGATTATGGCCCACCCCGGGAATGTAAGAGGTCACTACGACACCGTTGGTGAGACGCACACGTGCCACCTTGCGAAGAGCAGAGTTCGGCTTCTTCGGAGTCGTGGTATAGACGCGGGTACACACTCCACGCTTCTGAGGGTTACTCTTAAGCGCAGGCGCGGTAGACTTTCTTTCTTTTTTTTCGCGTCCATTGCGGATCAACTGATTAATAGTCGGCATCTACATACTCCCGATAAACGTATTCTCAATGTTGAAAGAACAAAAGATTTACAACAGGGGAAAAACCCGCAAACATTATCAATCAGCCCCAACTTTGTCAAGGCATTTTTTAGGCCACTGCTAAAAAAGACGCAGTGGCCTAATTTCAACGTATTTTTAAACAGTTATTCGACAGAAATGTCTTCACTTTCTTCGGCGATATCCTCGTCGAGATCTTCCTCGTATACCTCTGGCACCTCTTCAGGTTCCTCAATATTGAGCTTAGCGCTACGGTACTTGGAAATCCCGGTGCCGGCAGGAATCAACCGTCCCATGATGACGTTTTCCTTGAGTCCGCGCAGAAAGTCAACCTTTCCTTCGATAGCAGCCTGGGTCAAGACCTTGGTGGTCTCCTGGAAAGAAGCCGCGGATATAAAGGACTCGGTCGACAAGGAGGCCTTGGTAATACCCAGCATCAGGGGCTCACCGACGGCCGGCTGACCGTCTTCAGACATAACCCGCTGGTTTTCCTGTTCGAATTCCCAACGCTCTACTTGATCATCGAGCAGGAATCGCGTATCACCGACCTCTTTAATGCGAACTCGGCGCAGCATCTGGCGCACGATCGTTTCAATATGTTTGTCATTGATCTTAACACCTTGAAGCCGATAGACCTCCTGTACCTCATCGACGAGATACTTGGCCAATTCCTTTTCGCCCAGAACACGGAGGATATCGTGAGGGTTGCTGGAACCATCCATCAAAGCCTCGCCCGCCTTGACAGAATCCCCTTCATGGACGCTGATATGTTTCCCTTTGGGAATCAGATACTCCTTGGGCTCCCCAATCTCGGGGGTGACAATGACCTTCCGTTTGCCTTTGGAATCCTTGCCATAGGAGACCACGCCGTCAATTTCGGAAATAACGGCAAACTCCTTGGGCTTACGGGCCTCGAAGAGCTCGGCGACACGGGGCAGACCGCCGGTGATGTCTTTGGTTTTGGTGGTTTCCCGTGGAATTTTGGCCAGAATATCGCCGGCGCCGACAATTGCGTCTTCGGCCACGACAATGTTGGCACCGACAGGCAGCATGTAGCGAGCAGCCGCCCCATTGGGCAATTTGACCGTCTTGCCATCCTCATCCTTGAGGGTGATGCGAGGACGACGGTCTGCCGCCTTCGATTCGATGATAACCTTACGGGACAGACCCGTAACATCATCGAGCTGCTCTTCCATGGTCAGGCCTTCAACAACATCACCGAAGCGGATTCGACCGGAACCTTCAGTGAGGATCGGCATGGTGTAGGGGTCCCACTCAGCCACCAGGTCACCTGCCTTGATGGCCCCGTCAGGACCGACACGTAGTTTGGCGCCATAGACAACACCATAGCGCTCCCGTTCACGCCCGGTTTCATCGATAACCGCAACCTCGCCGTTTCGATTCATGACAACATGGAAGCCGGCGCTGTCTACAACCGTGTTCAGGTTGATGTACCGAAGCGTTCCGTCAAAACGGGCCTCAAGTGAGGTCTGTTCGGCACGGCGCGAGGCAGTACCACCGATATGGAAAGTACGCATGGTCAGCTGCGTGCCAGGCTCACCAATGGACTGGGCAGCAATAACGCCGACAGCCTCACCCAGGTTGACCATATGCCCGCGAGCCAGGTCGCGACCATAACAGGTCGCGCAGATGCCGCGACGACTTTGGCAGGTCAGCACAGACCGTATTTTAAGTTTCTCAATGCCCGCGTTCTCGATTTTGGCCACCAGGGTTTCATCGATTTCCTGATTCGCCTCCACCAGAATGTCGCCCGTTACTGGGTCCAGTACGTCTTCAAGGGCAGCCCGGCCGAGAATCCTGTCCCCGAGCGGTTCGATGACCTCCCCGCCCTCCGTGAGGGAGGATACGAGTATGCCGTCGAGAGTGCCGCAATCCTGCTCGGTGATGATGGCATCTTGGGCCACGTCAACCAGACGACGCGTAAGGTAACCGGAGTTGGCCGTTTTGAGCGCCGTGTCAGCCAGACCCTTACGAGCACCGTGGGTCGAGATGAAGTACTGAAGAACGGTCAGACCCTCACGAAAATTGGCAGTAATCGGGGTTTCGATGATTTCGCCGGAAGGCTTGGCCATCAGTCCGCGCATACCCGCCAGCTGGCGAATCTGCTGAGCACTGCCTCGGGCACCCGAATCAGCCATCATATGGATGGCATTGAAAGAAGGAATTTTGACCTGCTCACCGGACTCCGGGTCCGTCAACACATCAACCGAGAGGTTGCCGAGCATGATACCGGCGATATCCTCCGTACACTTGGCCCAGATATCGATAACCTTGTTGTAGCGCTCGCCATCGGTGATCAGACCTTCTGTATACTGGTTCTGGATTTCCGTAACTTCCTGAACGGCCTTGTCAATATAGTCCTGCTTGGCGGCCGGAATAACCATGTCGTCGAGACAGATGGAAATGCCGGCAATGGTAGAAAAGCGGTAACCTGTATCTTTAAGACGGTCAGCAAGTATGACTGTCTCCTTCGGCCCTGCCAGACGGAAGGCCGTATCGATCAACTCGGCTACCTGTTTTTTGGTCATGGTCCGGTTGATGTGCTCGAAGGGAATGGAAGCCGGAACGATCTCCCGGAGCAGCACCCGCCCTACCGTCGTATCGACCAACGCGGATTCACGCCCTTCCCCGGTCACCATGCGCACTTTGATCTTGGCCTGCAGATCAGCCTCGCCCGCGTCATAGGCGATGCGAACTTCTTCGGGAGAGAAGAAGATTTTGCTGTCACCTTTTACAAAAGCCCGCTCACGCGTCATGTAATAGAGACCAAGAATCATGTCCTGTGAGGGCACAATG
It contains:
- a CDS encoding GTP-binding protein; translation: MAKAKFERKKPHVNIGTIGHVDHGKTTLTAAITKVLAAKGGAEYKGYDQIDNAPEERERGITIATAHVEYETEKRHYAHVDCPGHADYV
- the fusA gene encoding elongation factor G, with amino-acid sequence MARKVSLAKTRNIGIMAHIDAGKTTTTERILFYTGVSHKIGEVHDGAATMDWMEQEQERGITITSAATTCFWGEHRINIIDTPGHVDFTIEVERSLRVLDGAIAVFCSVGGVEPQSETVWRQADKYGVPRMAFVNKMDRIGADFSRGVSMMRDRLGANPVPIQLPIGKEDYFKGVVDLVEMRAIVWDDESLGAKYDIIEIPAEMVDEVQEAREKLVEEVCSHDDVLMDKYLGGEEISNKELKAGIRKATMALAINPVLCGSSFKNKGVQNLLDAVVDYMPAPTDVPPIKGVDPATQEEITRPADDSGPFAALAFKIMTDPFVGQLTFFRVYSGVLESGSSVYNSTKDKKERIGRILKMHANKREEIKEIYSGDIAAAVGLKYTTTGDTLCSEKDACLLEAMEFPEPVISIAVEPKTKADQEKMGIAIGKLVQEDPSLRVHTDEETGQTILSGMGELHLEIIIDRMMREFKVAANVGAPQVAYRESLTKTVEVQGKFVRQSGGRGQYGDCWLRIEPQEPGAGFEFVDAIKGGVIPKEYIPAVGKGAEEAAQNGVIAGFPIVDVKVTCFDGSYHDVDSSEMAFKIAGSMGFKEGAAKAGPVLLEPIMAVEVVVPEEYMGDVIGDLNSRRGRIMGMEARGAAQVISSQVPLANMFGYATDLRSATQGRATYTMVFDHYEQVPKAISDEVIAKVKG
- the rpsG gene encoding 30S ribosomal protein S7 gives rise to the protein MPRRREVAKRVILPDPKYGDRLVAKFVNFLMLDGKKSTAESIVYGAFDLISSRVDDEPLDVFKKAMENVRPVVEVKSRRVGGSTYQVPVEVRADRRNALAMRWIMTYSRARGEKTMEERLAGELLDAANNRGASVKKKEDTHRMAEANKAFAHYRW
- the rpsL gene encoding 30S ribosomal protein S12, encoding MPTINQLIRNGREKKERKSTAPALKSNPQKRGVCTRVYTTTPKKPNSALRKVARVRLTNGVVVTSYIPGVGHNLQEHSVVLIRGGRVKDLPGVRYHIVRGTLDLAGVKNRKQGRSKYGAKRPK
- the rpoC gene encoding DNA-directed RNA polymerase subunit beta'; translation: MDDIFSFFERPKDPLNFNSIRLSLASPDKIRERSFGEVKKPETINYRTFKPERDGLFCAKIFGPTKDYECNCGKYKRMKHRGIVCEKCGVEVIPSKVRRERLGHIDLACPVAHIWFLKSLPSRIATLLDLTLKEVERILYFEAYVVLDKGDTTLAVGQILSEDKYRELMDEFAGQFTAAMGAEAVRELLTTIELDELSQSLRVEMREAASEAKRKKVAKRLKVVEAFKVSGNRPEWMILEAIPVLPPELRPLVPLDGGRFATSDLNDLYRRVINRNNRLKRLIELRAPEVIIRNEKRMLQESVDALFDNGRRGRAITGPNKRPLKSLSDMLKGKGGRFRQNLLGKRVDYSGRSVIVVGPELKLHQCGLPKKMALELFKPFIYNKLEERGYCTTIKSAKKLVEKEKPEVWDVLDEVIREHPVMLNRAPTLHRLGIQAFEPVLIEGKAIQLHPLVCTAFNADFDGDQMAVHLPLSIESQIEARVLMMSTNNILSPANGKPIIVPSQDMILGLYYMTRERAFVKGDSKIFFSPEEVRIAYDAGEADLQAKIKVRMVTGEGRESALVDTTVGRVLLREIVPASIPFEHINRTMTKKQVAELIDTAFRLAGPKETVILADRLKDTGYRFSTIAGISICLDDMVIPAAKQDYIDKAVQEVTEIQNQYTEGLITDGERYNKVIDIWAKCTEDIAGIMLGNLSVDVLTDPESGEQVKIPSFNAIHMMADSGARGSAQQIRQLAGMRGLMAKPSGEIIETPITANFREGLTVLQYFISTHGARKGLADTALKTANSGYLTRRLVDVAQDAIITEQDCGTLDGILVSSLTEGGEVIEPLGDRILGRAALEDVLDPVTGDILVEANQEIDETLVAKIENAGIEKLKIRSVLTCQSRRGICATCYGRDLARGHMVNLGEAVGVIAAQSIGEPGTQLTMRTFHIGGTASRRAEQTSLEARFDGTLRYINLNTVVDSAGFHVVMNRNGEVAVIDETGRERERYGVVYGAKLRVGPDGAIKAGDLVAEWDPYTMPILTEGSGRIRFGDVVEGLTMEEQLDDVTGLSRKVIIESKAADRRPRITLKDEDGKTVKLPNGAAARYMLPVGANIVVAEDAIVGAGDILAKIPRETTKTKDITGGLPRVAELFEARKPKEFAVISEIDGVVSYGKDSKGKRKVIVTPEIGEPKEYLIPKGKHISVHEGDSVKAGEALMDGSSNPHDILRVLGEKELAKYLVDEVQEVYRLQGVKINDKHIETIVRQMLRRVRIKEVGDTRFLLDDQVERWEFEQENQRVMSEDGQPAVGEPLMLGITKASLSTESFISAASFQETTKVLTQAAIEGKVDFLRGLKENVIMGRLIPAGTGISKYRSAKLNIEEPEEVPEVYEEDLDEDIAEESEDISVE